The window CTTTACCAGCAGGTCTAAGCACTGTATAGGCATATCCTGTCTTACCTTTCAAAGAAATCAGATTTTTATTTAATGCAGTATACCCCCCATCAACATCCAACGTAGTTTTCAAGCCAATGGTCTCATCCTGTATTTTCACATCCATAATTTTAGGTGTAATAAACAAGCTCAATATAAAAGCAAGTGTGAGAGAAATGAGCACGGTGAGCAATGATCTTATTAGACTATCGATTCCATCCACTGGCAATGAAAAACCTATGTTATTGATCATGGCAAAAGTCAAACCAATAATCATTAGAATAATTCCTGTAATTCCTGCTACACCAAAACCTGGTATTAACAACAATTCAACTAGAAGTAAAATAATACCAGCTACGAAGATTGCTATTTCCCAATATGCAATTAGCCCCTCTAAATAATAAGGGACAAAGAAAAGAATTGCCGCAATTAAGGCAACAACAAAAGCAAAACCTATCCCGGGTGTCTGCAATTCGTAGTATATACCTAATACCATTAGCATAATCAGTATCCCACTTACAACAGGATGTAAAAAAAAGTTAATTATTTTATCTAAAACTGTAACTCGTTGCTTTATGATTTCATATTTTTCAATACCATTCTTTTCCAATATTTCATATATGTTGGATACTTCGCCCTCACAAAATCCATGCTTTATAGCTTCGTGTACAGTAAAAGTTAAAACCTTACCACTATCTATGATGCCTGGAATATAAACATCAGGGTCTA is drawn from Bacteroidales bacterium and contains these coding sequences:
- a CDS encoding nodulation protein NfeD, with protein sequence MKRGKYLFLLFFSLLSYAKQAINDSITLKVYYFRIFEEISKPAWRTTKLALQEAQEKAADIVILHLNTYGGELVYADSIRSAILNYPKQVWVFIDKNAASAGALISIACHKIYMQKGATIGAATVVNQNAEPLPDKYQSYMRAMMRSTAEARGRNPDIAQAMVDPDVYIPGIIDSGKVLTFTVHEAIKHGFCEGEVSNIYEILEKNGIEKYEIIKQRVTVLDKIINFFLHPVVSGILIMLMVLGIYYELQTPGIGFAFVVALIAAILFFVPYYLEGLIAYWEIAIFVAGIILLLVELLLIPGFGVAGITGIILMIIGLTFAMINNIGFSLPVDGIDSLIRSLLTVLISLTLAFILSLFITPKIMDVKIQDETIGLKTTLDVDGGYTALNKNLISLKGKTGYAYTVLRPAGKVKIEEEIYDAVALLDYIEKNEEVEVVDVQNMQLVVRKRL